Proteins co-encoded in one Paraburkholderia edwinii genomic window:
- the lptF gene encoding LPS export ABC transporter permease LptF encodes MIFERSLQRELAYTAGAVFMVLLTLVLTTMMIRIVGFAASGEIDPRDVLVLIGLTVIGYLAIMLVATLFVSILFVLTRWYRDSEMVVWLSSGVSLTQFIKPVGVFATPIIILIAFFVFVGWPWSNQQNKLIRARFQQRDEVSLLAPGQFRESTVSHRVFFIEKMSPDQSHVENVFVTSTENGKVNVVVSKFGHTETQKNGDRFVVLENGRRYDGEPGHPDFRIMEFERYGIKIQSQPVVATPTATGTPTLDLLRNPTRDNLAEFAWRAGLPLIGINLMLLAIPLAYQNPRRSRTINLVMAVLIYLTYSNVLNVVQSWIQQGKMSFPVGLVGLHVVVAAIIVFIFWLRVRNRPLFSRAMFGRRSDVARSSQSQGA; translated from the coding sequence ATGATCTTTGAACGCTCCCTCCAGCGCGAACTCGCTTATACGGCTGGTGCCGTGTTCATGGTTCTGCTGACGCTCGTGCTGACGACGATGATGATCCGCATCGTCGGCTTCGCCGCGTCCGGCGAAATCGATCCGCGCGACGTGCTCGTGCTGATCGGCCTGACGGTGATCGGCTACCTCGCGATCATGCTGGTCGCAACATTGTTCGTGTCCATTCTGTTCGTGCTGACGCGCTGGTACCGCGACTCGGAAATGGTCGTGTGGCTATCGTCGGGCGTGAGTCTCACGCAGTTCATCAAGCCGGTCGGCGTGTTCGCCACGCCGATCATCATCCTGATCGCGTTCTTCGTGTTCGTCGGCTGGCCGTGGTCGAACCAGCAGAACAAGCTGATCCGCGCGCGCTTCCAGCAGCGCGACGAGGTGTCGCTGCTGGCGCCCGGGCAGTTCCGCGAATCGACAGTCAGCCACCGCGTGTTCTTCATCGAGAAGATGTCGCCGGACCAGTCGCACGTCGAGAACGTGTTCGTCACCAGCACCGAGAACGGCAAGGTCAACGTGGTCGTGTCGAAGTTCGGCCATACCGAAACGCAAAAGAACGGTGACCGTTTCGTCGTGCTCGAAAACGGCCGGCGCTACGACGGCGAGCCGGGCCACCCCGATTTCCGCATCATGGAATTCGAGCGCTACGGCATCAAGATCCAGAGCCAGCCTGTGGTCGCCACCCCGACCGCAACCGGTACGCCGACGCTCGACCTGCTGCGCAACCCGACGCGCGACAATCTCGCTGAATTCGCATGGCGCGCCGGGCTGCCGCTGATCGGCATCAACCTGATGCTGCTCGCGATTCCACTCGCGTACCAGAACCCGCGCCGCAGCCGCACGATCAACCTCGTGATGGCGGTGCTGATCTACCTGACCTATTCGAACGTGCTGAACGTCGTGCAGTCGTGGATCCAGCAGGGCAAGATGTCGTTCCCGGTGGGGCTGGTCGGTTTGCATGTCGTGGTCGCCGCCATCATCGTGTTTATCTTCTGGCTGCGCGTGCGTAACCGCCCGCTGTTTTCACGCGCGATGTTCGGCCGGCGCTCCGATGTCGCGCGCTCGTCGCAGTCGCAAGGAGCCTGA
- the lptG gene encoding LPS export ABC transporter permease LptG, producing the protein MRIYERYFARQVYLSFVFILFAFSGLFFFFDLINELNSVGRGNYNFSYAVLRVALQTPSRFYEIIPVAALISSIYVFAQMAANSEYTIFRVSGLATNQALRSLLKIGIPLVLLTYLIGEVVGPYTDQLSERVRLEALGSSVSSNFQSGVWVKDTLTARADGEQVTRFVNVGELKPDATISNVRIYEFDSKFRLSNVRIAKSGVYQPPGHWKLTDVTDTELIDVVPPGVTPTDALNPVYRAKQITLPEYSLRSELTPNILSVLLVSPDRMSMFNLFRYIQHLTENHQDTQRYEIALWRKLLYPFAVFVMLVLSLPFAYLHTRAGVVGVKVFGGIMLGMSFQLFNTLFSHIGNLNTWPAPLTAATPGLVYLVLGLVGLKWVDRH; encoded by the coding sequence ATGCGGATCTATGAGCGGTATTTCGCGCGTCAGGTTTATCTGTCGTTCGTCTTTATTCTGTTTGCGTTCTCAGGGCTGTTTTTCTTTTTCGACCTGATCAACGAACTCAATTCGGTCGGCCGCGGCAACTACAACTTCAGCTATGCGGTGCTGCGCGTGGCGCTGCAAACGCCGTCGCGTTTCTACGAAATCATTCCGGTCGCGGCGCTGATCAGTTCGATCTATGTATTCGCGCAAATGGCCGCGAACTCCGAGTACACAATCTTCCGCGTGTCCGGGCTCGCAACGAACCAGGCGTTGCGCTCGCTGCTGAAAATCGGCATCCCGCTCGTGCTGCTGACGTATCTGATCGGCGAAGTCGTCGGGCCTTATACGGACCAGTTGTCCGAGCGCGTACGGCTTGAGGCGCTGGGCTCGTCGGTGTCGAGCAATTTTCAGTCGGGCGTCTGGGTAAAGGACACGCTGACCGCGCGCGCCGACGGCGAGCAGGTCACGCGCTTCGTGAATGTCGGCGAATTGAAGCCCGACGCGACAATCAGCAATGTGCGCATCTACGAATTCGACTCGAAGTTCCGGCTCTCGAATGTGCGGATTGCGAAGTCGGGCGTCTATCAGCCGCCCGGCCACTGGAAACTGACCGACGTCACCGATACCGAACTGATCGACGTCGTGCCTCCGGGCGTCACGCCGACCGACGCGCTGAACCCCGTCTATCGCGCGAAACAGATCACGCTGCCCGAGTATTCGCTGCGCTCGGAACTGACGCCGAATATTCTGTCGGTGCTGCTCGTGTCGCCGGACCGGATGTCGATGTTCAATCTGTTCCGCTATATCCAGCACTTGACCGAGAACCATCAGGACACGCAGCGCTATGAAATCGCGCTGTGGCGCAAGCTGCTGTATCCGTTTGCGGTGTTCGTCATGCTGGTGCTGTCGCTGCCGTTCGCGTATCTGCATACGCGCGCGGGCGTGGTCGGCGTGAAGGTGTTCGGCGGGATCATGCTCGGCATGAGCTTCCAGCTGTTCAATACGCTGTTCTCGCACATCGGCAATCTGAACACGTGGCCCGCGCCGTTGACGGCGGCGACGCCGGGGCTCGTTTATCTGGTGCTGGGGCTGGTTGGGCTGAAGTGGGTTGACCGGCATTAG
- a CDS encoding leucyl aminopeptidase produces MDFSIKACDWSKGSTQGFLTGKSDCIVIGVFESQTLSGAALEIDTATKGLLTRIIKAGDMDGKNGSTLFLHEVSGIGASRVLLVGLGKQDAFTQKAYGDALRAAWRAILGTKIVQVTFTLAQAPIKERTSDWAVRAAILALRELTYRFTQMKSKPDTTARALKRIVFTVDPVDEKLAKLAAKQGAALANGMDLTRDLGNLPGNVCTPTYLANTAKKLAKDWKLKVEVLGQKQMEALKMGSLLSVAKGSVEPPHFIVLQYHGGPAKAAPVVLVGKGITFDTGGISLKPGDAMDEMKYDMCGAGSVLGTLRAVAEMGLKLNVVGIIPTCENMPSGTATKPGDVVTSMSGTTIEILNTDAEGRLILADALTYAERFKPAAVIDIATLTGACIIALGHHNTGLFARDDALAGELLDAAKEAADPAWRMPLDDEYQDLLKSNFADVANIGGRPAGSVTAACFLARFTEAYPWAHLDIAGTAWKSGAAKGATGRPVPLLSQFLIDRAAQ; encoded by the coding sequence ATGGACTTTAGCATAAAAGCCTGTGATTGGAGCAAAGGCTCGACCCAAGGGTTCCTGACGGGAAAATCAGATTGCATCGTGATCGGCGTGTTCGAGTCGCAAACCTTGTCCGGTGCGGCGCTGGAAATCGACACGGCCACCAAGGGCCTCTTGACCCGCATCATCAAGGCGGGCGATATGGACGGCAAGAACGGCAGCACGCTGTTCCTGCATGAAGTGTCCGGCATCGGCGCATCGCGCGTGCTGCTGGTCGGCCTCGGCAAACAGGATGCGTTCACGCAGAAGGCCTACGGCGACGCGCTGCGCGCCGCATGGCGTGCGATTCTCGGCACGAAGATCGTGCAGGTCACGTTCACGCTGGCCCAGGCGCCGATCAAGGAGCGCACGTCGGACTGGGCGGTGCGCGCGGCCATCCTCGCCTTGCGCGAACTGACCTACCGCTTCACGCAGATGAAGAGCAAGCCCGATACCACGGCGCGCGCGTTGAAGCGCATCGTCTTCACGGTCGACCCGGTCGACGAGAAGCTCGCGAAGCTCGCCGCGAAGCAGGGCGCGGCGCTCGCGAACGGCATGGACCTGACGCGCGACCTCGGCAATCTGCCGGGCAACGTCTGCACGCCGACCTATCTGGCGAACACCGCGAAGAAGCTTGCGAAGGACTGGAAACTGAAGGTCGAAGTGCTGGGCCAGAAGCAGATGGAAGCGCTGAAGATGGGCTCACTGCTGTCGGTCGCGAAAGGCTCGGTCGAGCCGCCGCACTTCATCGTGCTGCAGTACCACGGCGGCCCGGCGAAGGCCGCGCCGGTCGTGCTGGTCGGCAAGGGCATCACGTTCGACACCGGCGGCATTTCGCTGAAGCCCGGCGACGCGATGGACGAGATGAAGTACGACATGTGCGGCGCGGGCTCGGTGCTCGGCACGCTGCGCGCGGTCGCGGAAATGGGCCTGAAGCTGAACGTGGTCGGCATTATCCCGACCTGCGAGAACATGCCGTCGGGCACGGCGACGAAGCCGGGCGACGTCGTCACGAGCATGTCGGGCACGACCATCGAGATCCTGAATACGGACGCAGAAGGGCGCCTGATTCTCGCCGATGCGCTGACCTACGCGGAGCGTTTCAAGCCGGCCGCCGTGATCGATATCGCGACGCTGACGGGCGCGTGCATCATCGCGCTCGGCCATCACAACACGGGCCTCTTCGCGCGCGACGACGCGCTTGCCGGCGAATTGCTCGACGCGGCGAAGGAAGCGGCGGACCCCGCATGGCGCATGCCGCTCGACGACGAGTATCAGGACCTGCTGAAGTCGAATTTCGCCGATGTCGCGAATATCGGCGGGCGTCCGGCCGGCAGCGTGACGGCCGCGTGCTTCCTCGCGCGCTTCACCGAAGCGTATCCGTGGGCGCACCTCGATATCGCCGGCACCGCGTGGAAGAGCGGCGCGGCGAAGGGCGCGACG